DNA from Camelus dromedarius isolate mCamDro1 chromosome X, mCamDro1.pat, whole genome shotgun sequence:
CACGTGTTATGTGTGGAAATTCGCAGATCCTAATTTAATCAAACAAActgtataaatacatgtatgggatgtctggggaaagagaagagaaaagttaTCGCGTAGTAGGTGATGTTAAGTCAGGCTTGGTCATTTTCTTGGGTATGATATTGTGCCGTGGTTATGTGAAAACTGGTCCTTACCTATTAAAGTGTATTTCTGGGTGAAATGAGTTGATGTCTACACTTTGTTTCACAGTACTCCTGGAAAAAAAGTTTAAGTAGGATGGGGGATGGACGAATCAAGAATTGAAGAAAGTTAATGATTGTTGAAATAGATGACTCTTGAACTTAATGGGTACACGGAGTACATTGTattattctttctgcttttatgtgtttgaaattttccataataaaaagttaaaaaaataaaatgaaatgcttgGATTACTGACAGTAATGTGGGGGCAAGAGATGAGGAACAGCGAAAATAAGAAACAGTCACGTTCATGGGGACAACAGCGAGTGAAATATGAAAAGTGTCTGGGAAATATCAGTCACATATTCATAGATGTTATTCCAATTGTAGATTCTGGCAGATATAAGCCAATCTtaaacaaatagtgctggaaatGGCTctgcaatttgaaaaaaatcataatttaccCAGAGAAAGAACTTTGAGAATAAAAGGGACATCTTCTTGatttcttaaacatattttacttttaaaaaaaaatcacctttttgTGGTTCTTGTTGGATGATATACAAGCAGATTATGTATACAATAATATGCACCTCTGGTAAGGATGCTGAGGGTCGAGTGCTTGAAATTTTCTCACCTAAAAGAAATCAGGCAACAGAAATTATTGACTGTCTCGTATGTAAGCCTGGTAGAGAAAAGATTTAAGGTGCAGAAAGATTTTTCGTGGTCAGAACCAAGGGCACATCTCTTAATCAAAGTCAGCACCATCTGCAAAGCAACTGCAATAAGGCAAAGGAATCTTGTACTCTTTAAGAACTTCTGCCTAGAGGATGACCTCTGTCCCAGGAGATCCATCACCCTGAGACAGGCGGTGACAATCTTTCCATTATGCCCCACCAAATATCACACCTCTATTCATTGCTGTTGCAGTGGTAGAACAGGGTACTAACTGAGAAAAGTTCCccagattttgtgtgtgtgtgtgtgtgtgtgtgtgtgtgtgtctgtgtgtgtgtgtgtctgtgtgtgtgtgtagatggaTGGGTCCTCCCTGGGAAGGGGAAGTGAGAAGCTGTCCCATTCTTCAGAAAgctctattttaaaaacaaaaatagagaaagaggTGTGGAAATGGTGTTATTTTCTGAACTTTCATTGAAAATATATCATAGCCACATGAAAACAATTtgtggaaacaaagaaagaaaaaagaaagttgaatgCTATCACTATAATTCCCACTGTTTGTATCAGaatatttttcctcccttcttatATTCTGTGCATATGCATGTTTTAGATGGCTAAGGTCATACCATTAATAGGAATTTATAACCTGATTTTGGGGGGGGCCTTGACATTAGTTCGTTTGTACATGTTAAGCATGTGAGTCCTCAAagatatatgaaaattaaatcatattttcCCACACATTAGACAAattgcagttttcaaaatgataaaattagatgCAATCAGACCTGACCCTGAAAATCCATAGCATTTGATCTCCATAGGTCTGATTGACTCTGCTGGCAGATGGAAGGAACTTCAAGTCTCTCAATCGCTGGCAAACTGCGAGGTGGGGGCtggcaggaagagaggaaaagaagatgcTCTAGGGTCACCACCTACCACTGGAGTCACTTGTCCTTTTCACCATCCAGCTCGTACACAGTGGGCCAACCCCTGCTTCTGGACACTCAAGATGGTTAAAAATGGAACTGCAATAGGATACATCCTTATGAAGAACTGGGGAAACAGTTGAGAGCTGAAGAGAATCTATCTTTATTTTCAGAACCTCTTCCACCTCTAAATGAGAGCCTCCATGGGAAAGAAACCTTGAGACCACATACCTGCAAGGGTGCTACTCAAAGTAACTTACAAATGCTAAGGTAATTTAAATCAATATACACATCAGCATATAagtctaaatatatatatatatatatatatatatatatatatatatatatatatatatatatatattcctttttgtccCTGAAAAAgcaatttatgataaaattatttcatacatGATAGAAGTTGTAGCTTAACAACCTACTTCTATTAAAGTGTGTAGAAGACAGTCTTTGATATGATTTCTAAACTCGTTTGCAGCTCTGTCGCCATAGGGAGCCTGTTGAGGTCCAAGTATTCTTTCTATTTCCATCACTTCGATGTCTAGTTTTTCAGAATGTTAGTTCACTCTGCCGGTTAGTTTGAAGTAAGATGGTAAACATTAAGTTTATTGAGGAAAGACTTTTGAATATTTACCTTACATCTTTTTGTGCACTAGCCAGAGATAACTGAACCTGATGACTTATCACCAAAGTAAAACATCTGGGAAATTATGACAGGTGGGTTAAAATCCCAGACTTTCTCCATGGTATTACAGTGGTAGCACCTTTTCAAATTACAGTACATGCTCATCTGAGCATTTTCCCATTAACCCCATTCTCTCAAGCACAGACTATGAAGTTTGGTCAATTATTTCAGACGGTGGTGTTCCTTTCAAACTTCACACGTTAAGTGAAATTGCATAATGCTTTTTGATTAAAATCGTTGCAAGGTGAACACTGGCCCAGGACTATCCCGATTTGAACACTGTAAGCCCTGTGTCCCAGGAAACCTCTCCCTGGGACATGAGAAGTCCTGGGTTTCACAGATGGGTGCAGAATGTCTGGGGGAAGTACAGAACTCTCGTGGCGGGCCCCAACATAGGGGCTGAACCAATAGTGCTTTTAGTGTCAAATGAATTACAGCCTTCTAGGAAAGGCTGTTGCTGTGGCTGTTTTGTCCCCTGACTGTTGATATTGACAGCCATGATTTGGGGTTCACAATAATGGATCATGCATTGTTGCATCACCGTGTGTTGCGACTTGAGTGTGAAACTTAAGCATATTGTATTCCCGAGCATGAGTCCCCAGCCTGGCACTCAGTAGGCACGCAGGGAACAGCTTGTGAATGAATTTCCAGGTATTTGTCCCACTGGTAAACACATAGATGTGGAAATGATGTTGCACAAGTATATTCCTTGCAGCATTGATTGCAACGACAAAAAGTAGAACATAACCCAATTATCTCCCATAAAGCAACTGGTTAAAATGATCAAGGCCAGTAATTTTACGCAGCCACTGAAATAGAAGGCAActctttatgttctttttttccccaagctatAACCACTATAGTGCAATTTTAAAGGAATGATTTGTTAAACAAATATTGCACATATTTGAGGTGTAGAAAATGATGTTTTGAtacatatgtacgtatatatgtaAATGATTACTACAGTCAAACTAATTACATATTATATCTTCACAGTTACCATTTTTGTGCGTGTGAAAATAGCAACTACTCTCTTAGAAATATCAGTATGCTatacagtatcattaactatagtcatcatgtacGTTAGATCCCCATACTCACTCATCCTACACAGCTGCAACTTTGTAATTCTTTATGTTCTGATGTAGAATGCTTTCCAGGATGTACTGTTAGTTTTTAAAACTCTAAGAACCACGTTTCTAGTTTTGCTgctatttatgttaaaaatagcCTGGGCAGTAcatatttaaatttgtatttccacAGAATATTTCTGGAAAGATACACATGAAATAGCAATAGTGGATGTCTCTTCCCAGGAGAAGCTGGTGGCTGTGTTCAGGAGATGGTGAGAAACATTTCACTATATaccattttgtactttttaaatttctgcccTGTGCATATTATCtagtgaaaatataaattaaaaatactatcatataaattAAACCACTGCTTCCAAATTTAAATAATCAGGTGGATTTTCATGTCAGATATATACACTGTCTTATTTTTCACAGATTCTTACATTTTCCAAATGGAGAGATagactgcttttttcccccacaatgcTATGAGATGGGCCAGgcaattcatttttattaggatatctcttttattttcccagaGATTTGGAGGTCCATTGCTCTAATTAACATAAAAGTTGAGATAATTATCCAGAATTGGTATTCTCATGATTCtgcatagttttgcttttttatttcaaaatcttaaaattttagaTATCAAAATATTGGCCCACTGACAACTTTAACAAAAACAAtaaccaataagaaaaaaatcaatataaagaCCTTTGTATTCAGTAGCAGTACCAATTATGTAACTTAAGGATAATGGTGAAGTAGTGACTTCTTCTAAAGCCTGAGTCTTTCATAAATAATGGAAAACACAACTGCACTGGCTACCACGAGATAGGACAAACCTGCAGTCAGTAAGTGCCACTGATGTTTCTCAGATGTCACTGCAATAGGATGCCCATTTAGTAGAGGCCAGCATGACATCTAATGATTTATGTGAAAATTCATATCATTGCCACTTCTCACAAGTACTATTATATACACTTACCAGCTTGGAATCattccagtattttaaaaagttgtggtTTACAGTGTGTACTTTCTCAATACTCAATATTGACTCCACATTCATGCCCTTCTGCTGAGGCCCCAGGCAAGGCTCTCTTTCAGAGTCTCTGCATAGTCAGACCTGAGGAGATCCTCCAGTTATAGGTCCAACATCCTCATCCCTCCCTTACTGGGACATGTGGTCTGTTGGCTTCTTCAGTGAATGAGGTGTCTTGACTCCCTTACACAAACACTCAATAATTTACCTAGAATTGTGTGGAAACATAGTGAACTGAGCCACAGGTTCCAATTACATTCTACTATCCAAAAAGCTAAAGCAAATAAATGATTGGGAGATAGAATATAGCACTACGTCAAAAGTTCTGGAGGCTCCAAGGCCAGTACTCCTCATTTTCATTTGTGATCTTGGGTTAATGTGAAATGATCCCTCTGTTTTCCCAGCTATAAGGTGTGGATAGCAATGCCTACCTTGCACAAGTGATAGGATACATTTTAATGGGTGTAGAGGGAAGAGCACATAATATGCAATTAATGGATGGTTTGTAATACATTTTCCCACTAAGAAAAGTGCTCAGGACATTATGAAGTGGGAGCAGTCAGAATATGGAATTCAAAGAATTCTGTACATATGGATGTGAAAAAGACCTATGTCTATTTTCACCAGTCTCTAACTTAAATTGAGCACGTCCTACAATTATGAACCGAGGCAAGATATCACAGTAATATTACTAGTACATGTAACAAAGTCATCAATAAAGATGTTCATTTCACATTACATTTGTCTCACATTTCTCAAAGTATCATTTATGCTCATACCTACTTTGAAATTATGGCAGTTATCATATCCATCACTAGATACTGCTATTTAATGTGTTAATAAAGGAGCATGTATTATCAAAATCACAGTCTCTATTAAAATTTCAAACCATATTTCAgtataataaatttctgttataatcTTGGgaactttatgtatttattaaaaacaaatattattctCTTAAGGGAGCCAAGGCTGCCAAAGGGACCCAAAGTGCCAAAAGTTTGTGAATGTCTGTGCTAGGAGATGTTTTGAAATGAGAATCCATGAGGAAGGGAAAGGGTTGGGAGGACCATACCGGGTGTTTTCATGCATATTATCTCATAGACAGAGATGGTACAGAGGTTTCTGTGGTTGAAGCACTGGAGTCAAGAAGGGAAGAAAGTGAAGATGAGGTTGGGCTTATTTGGAGGTAGTTATCAGAGTTAAGTTGGgcagtttccattttaaaaaaccaagagGCCACAGGAATCATCTTGGGTCTGTGAGCAGGAGAGTACTCACAGCAGTGGTTTCTGAGGctgttccttctgaaggctggaagCAGATTACCTAGGAACTGGGGAACAGGgaagaaagaagcagaagaaggGATCTAGTGGAGGAGTAGGGCAGGAGGCTGGCAGGCAATGTGAGTCCCAAAAGACCTGAACCCAGTCCACAGCATTCTCCCTGCAGACCTAGTCATGGGCAGGTAATGGCTGAGTCTTCCTTTTGGAATGCTAGCCTTAGAgaagtgaggaaattgaggaaaAGAGGCCCAGGATGGGAGAAAGATGCTGTGTGAGGTTGCAGGGGGCTTGTTTTAAAGATCCTGAAGCACCAAGAGTACAGAAGCAGGCTTTTTCAGATCCCTCTCTTTCCTATTCCACTCTACCTTCAAACCACCCCTAGCACCTGCTGCAGTTAGAAAACCACAAAGGAAGCCAAGAGAAAATAGAGTGGGAAAACAGTCACATGAGAAAGGGTTCCTGCTACTAAGGCTAGATGGCCTTGACTTGTGGTTCATTAACATTAACccacagcagtggttctcaaagtctgGTTCTAATACTAGCATCATCAGCATTCAGCACCAGCATTAGCTGGTAAATTGTTAGAAACATACATTATTGGGCCTCATGTTAGTTACACAGCTAAAAAATGACCAAGTCAGCATTTCCATCTAGGTCTGCTAACCCAAAAAGAGCAACTCTTTTGTTAGCTGCGGTTGAGCATATGTCTTTACCTAGGGGAAAAAGTCCTTTCCTTCATAAATTAGTCTACAATTCCAAAAATCTTTCCCTCCAGATACTTCTACATGATTAAGATGTGGACATGTTTTCCAGCTATACTTCGATGGGATACCTTCTTTCTTTGTGGGCAGTCTCTTCATGCAGATCTCGTTTTGCTGACAAAGGGACAGGGTTAGGAGAGGGCGAGGGGCTGGGACAGGGTACAAATTGAGGGACTCAAGAGGATCTTCTTTACAAAGGTCATGTTGTACTTACTGCTGTACTCTGAGGGGCCCCCTCCAGATCTGGGGAACAGagaaggcctcctggaggagggtgTAAAACAGGAGGAAACCAGAAGAAAGAACAGATCTTTGTAGATTGATCCAGACCAAAGCTGACTCTGGAACGCAGTTGGGGTGGGACCTCTGGGGTGATTTCAGAGTCATCATGGACTCCTGAGGATCTGCTCCCTCTCCCTGGTGTAGCCCTCAGGGCTCTACTGTCAGGAGTGGATCAGAATCACAAGGTTTGGTCTGAGAGGAACAGGCCAGTATGTGGGGGCGATGACTGGCTACTTTTCAGGTAGCAGTGGCACTGCTGGGACTTCCAGGGCCACTGAGCTCTCTTACCCTACTCCATCTGCCAAAAGAAGGACACACAAGACAAAGGGTGATTCAGATGGAGGGGGAGAAGCAGGGGAGGTAAAAGGGGCTGCTCCTCAGGCCACAAAGGCCTCCACTTTCCCTTGTGCCACCACCCACTCACCAGTAGGAGGGCAGGACATTTTCCCCTTCTAACCCTGCCTCCCTTCAAAGTCCTCCTGGGCACCCACTGGTGACTACACTTCTGCTTCTCTCACTTCACCCCCACCTTGTGTGTGCACTCCTCCACACTCTGGTACAAGCTGTCTAACTCCCATGTCTAAATCTAATATTTACACAAGTCCAAGTTCCATggttttggaaaacactgctgtccttgttgttcttcttcttcttatttttttttttttactaaaagtCCTTTGAAAActccagagaaagacaaactgaAGTTTGTCTAAACTAATGCACTTCGGTTTGAGTGGGCTGTTCCATCTCTTAAGACTCCTTCTCAAGGGTCCCGTACCAAGAGCTTAGCTGTATCCAGAGAAACTTAAAATTCTAGCTTGAAAACAGTAAGCCCTTCCCCTCTGATGTGCGGTTGTGGCAGTTAGAACTACGAGAGTGGCAGCGGTCTTTCCAGTCAGCTCTATGGTCGTTAGCTGACTTGGGGGCCAAGTATCTGTGAATTGGAAACATCATTGGGATTCCTGTTAAGTTGCTATGAGTTTATGATAAGAACTGCTAGCAGGTGAAACCAGTTCTTTTCTTACTCAGGAAACAGTTGTAAAGATGAAGTGTAGCTTGCTTTAGATTACTAACATAGCTAGTAATGATGTAAAAGTATAAGAGCATTACTCTCTTGTCTCCCAGGTAAATGttcccataaatatgtttttctAAAGGAGACTTATTTGAAACTCTCAACCTATAGTCACTCTGGGCTACAGGAAAGTTATGGTGGTTCTTTTCTCCAAGATCATGTTGATCTGTGCTCTGAAAATTCATAGACATTAATGAATCTCTTTGGGAGATATCACTCCCAAGCCTGAGAGAACTGAATCTTAATCCTGAGGTTTAGAGAGGAGGTACATGACTatcacagagagattaaatgtaGCATTAAACATCCTTACTGATACGCAGGAATATTCTTGGGATTGGACAGGAAGGGCAACAAATTCTGGAGATAGCATGTATCATGGGGTTATAGCCTTGGATGCTGAATGTgttaaagggaaggaaaaagtctCCTGGGATCTGAACTTGTGGAGGACACAAATCGTTTTACTGAGTTTCTCACAGGACAACCTAATGCAGCTAGCACAGTTAAGGGATTCACGTACATTTGTTGAATGCTTGCTCATGTATTGCTTAGGAGGGACAATCTGATGAACTGAGCGATAATTTTGAGAGAGCTTCCAAAGAGAGAAGTGTTCTTTTCCTGTATCCCGTATCGGACATTGTGCTATAGGCTGATTTTAAGGTGGGGACTGAGAAAGGGAGGTTATGAAAAATGAAACTTGCCATAAAAATCCTTTATATACACTATAATTTGGTGTTCATAACAGGTTGGGATTATTTCCAATTTTGTTTAACAGACGCCAcaactcagagaggttaggtgttTTATCTGAgctcacacagctagcaagtccCTGCGCTCTCCTATCAGAGCCTGAAGCCCTTGCTtatgcttcccctccccacactctAGAATTCCTTTCTCCACTTAACTCCCAGAGATCATATTCTGATGGGTCCCTAAGGGATTACCGTAAGGGAGTTGACATCCCTGCAACCTCCCGCCCCTTcccaatgaatattttttttctgagaagctCAGGCCTGGGGCCAGGTGAGGCCAGAACATCCACTCCAGGAGCTTTCTCTAAAATCCGTCGCTGTGGTTACCTCCAGTAGAATCTGTTTCAGGAAGAGGTTTGTCTGCGCGGGACAGCGGTGCCATTCATCACTGCAGGAGGGCAGAATCCGGGGCTGGGGGCCACTCGTCgagaggggaggggccagggggcGGCCCCCTTGTGACCAGCCCTGAGGAGAGGTCAGGAGAGAAGGCTGGCTGAGGAGCGCCTGGACAGCAGCAGCTGCTGACGTTCTGTATCACGCGCCTGGGGCCCAAGGTAACTCAGACCTTTAAACAAACAGTGGGGTTGGGGGTCGTTGCGGAGGCAGGGGCGGCAAGAGGCAGGGACTCAGGCAGTCGCTAAGGACTGAAGGCAGGGGCGGCGAATGCGTGGAGGGCGCGAGGAGTCCGAATTCTCGGAGGAATCGTAAGGAATGAGGGTGCAGAAGCAAGGAACGAGGTGTGAGATGGAACACAAGCGCGAAAGAGCGTGAGAGGGCGCAAGAGCCTGGCTGACCGAAAGACCGTGCGCTTGGAAGTAGGGTCAAAGTGTGGAACACACCCGGCCCCAGGAACATAGGTAAGGTGGGAGCAGAGGGACACCCTCTTCCCCCGAGCCCATTTTCTGTAGGTGGCCCCCTTTCagccatttttaaagtaaaatgttgaCCCAAGTGTTTTtaggataaaaagaaagaacGTCAGAGGAAGCCGTACCAAAGCGAGGCTTTGCTAGGCGCAGGAAAGACAGTCAGAGGGTGGcgccttttttttaaagaagattccATCTCTTTCTACCCTAAAGCTCAGGCCGTACCCCGCCCCCCACCTTTTCCTTCCCCTATCCTCCGCcctccaacccccacctcccatccccacctcccatcccccagCTTGGAGCACGATCCGATCGCGTTTAAGCCAGGTAACCGGCTTGGTCCCCGCACCAGCTCCCGGAGCCATTGAGTAGAGTGGGTGGAGTCCGCAGCGGCTGCTGGCTGAGCTCAAGGGCCAGTGGGAGGGGTACCGGGGGCGCTAATGGCGCACCGCGGCCATGACGCTGGCCAGATCATTCACAAAAATCCCTGTCTCATTCGATCTACAGTCTCAACTCGATTCCAGACGCCTCTCTTGTCAGGCCGGGCGGTGAGCTGATGGCCCAAATTCGAGAAGCTTCCTTGCCCTCCGGCTCTCTGGTCCACGGGAGCtcgggaggtggaggaggagcctCGCCCGAGGAGGTGGCTGAGAAGGCgggggaaatggaggaggaggcGGTGGGGGCGACGAAAGCGTATTCAGGCCTGGGAGCAGAGGAGATGAAGCTGGAGCCATTACAAGAGCCTAAGCCTGCACATGAGGAGAACTTGACGTGGAGCAgtggcggcggcggaggcggcagCGGCGATGAGAAGGTGCTCCCTTCAACCCCCCCTCGCTGTCACAGCAGCTCCTCGCCCCTTTGCCCTCTCCGCAAGCCCCGCCCTCGGCCCCAGCCCCGGGTCCGCTTCCGAGGCCCGCCCGGGCCTTCGGCCCCATCCCCGCCTCCAGCCCATCCTCCCCCTCTGCCGCCGCCCCGGGCCCGGCCCTGGCCCAGATCTCGGCGTAGATCCCGGCCAGGGTCCAGGCCCCAGACTCGGCGAAGCTGTTCTGGTGACCTAGGCAgctctggggatggaggtggCTTAGGGGACTGGCTTCTGGAGGTGGAGTTTGATCAGGGTCCCACAGGCTGCTCTCATGTAGAGAGCTTTAAAGTAGCCAAGAACTGGCAGAAGAATCTGCGGTTGATCTACCAGCGTTTCGTTTGGAGTGGGACCCCGGAGACTAGGAAACGTAAGGCAAAGTCGTGCATCTGTCATGTATGTAGTACCCATATGAACAGACTCCACTCTTGTCTCTCCTGTGTCTTTTTTGGCTGCTTTACTGAGAAACATATTCACAAACATGCAGAAACCAAGCAGCACAATTTAGCTGTAGACCTCTATCATGGGGTTATATATTGCTTTATGTGTAAGGATTATGTATATGACAAAGACATAGAACAGATtgccaaagaaacaaaagagaaaattttgaaattattaactTCCACCTCATCAGATGTTTCTCAACAACAGTGTATTGCATCAGGTGTTGAAGAGAAGCAGTCAACTTGTGAGTCAAAGGAACAAGAGCCAAAATTGGTGAAAcccaagaaaaagaggagaaaaaaatcagtctatACTGTAGGCCTGAGAGGGCTAATCAATCTTGGGAACACCTGTTTTATGAATTGTATTGTCCAGGCGCTTACCCATATTCCTCTACTGAAAGATTTCTTCCTCTCTGACAAgcacaaatgtataatgacaagCCCCAGTTTGTGTCTTGTCTGTGAAATGTCCTCACTTTTTCATGCTATGTACTCTGGGAGCAGAACTCCTCACATTCCCTATAAGTTACTGCACCTGATATGGATTCATGCAGAACACTTAGCAGGGTACAGACAGCAGGATGCCCACGAGTTCCTTATTGCAATATTAGACGTGCTGCATAGACATAGCAAGGATGATAGTGTTGGGCAGGAGGCCAATAACCCCAATTGCTGTAACTGCATCATAGACCAAATATTTACAGGTGGTTTGCAGTCAGATGTCACATGTCAAGTTTGCCATACTGTTTCCACCACAATAGACCCATGCTGGGACATCAGTTTGgacttgcctggctcttgtgccACATTCAGTTCCCAGAGTCCAGAAAGGGTTGACAGCACAGTGAGTAGGGATGACCACATACCAGGAATCCCCTCACTCACAGACTGCTTACAATGGTTTACAAGGCCAGAGCATCTAGGAAGCAGTGCCAAAATCAAGTGCAGTAGTTGCCAAAGCTACCAGGAATCTACCAAACAGCTCACAATGAAGAAATTACCCATTGTGGCCTGTTTTCATCTCAAGCGGTTTGAACATGTAGGCAAACAGAGGCGAAAGATTAATACTTTTATCTCCTTTCCCTTGGAGCTGGACATGACTCCGTTTTTGGCCTCCACTAAAGAGAGCAGAATGAAAGAAGGCCAGCCATCAACAGATCATGCATCCATTGAGAATAAGTATTCCTTATTTGCAGTGATTAATCACCATGGAACTTTGGAAAGTGGACACTACACCAGCTTTATCCGGCAACAGAAGGACCAGTGGTTCAGCTGTGATGATGCTGTCATCACCAAGGCTACCATTGAGGACTTACTCTACAGTGAAGGATATTTACTGTTTTATCACAAACAGGGTCTAGAGAAAGACTAGTCATATCAGACCACTTgccagaaaaaagtaaaataaatgaataggcaAGGATCCTGTAGTGACACAGAAACCTCCCTGGAATGGACAATGACAATACCCATACAACAAAGAGCACCTCTTGATGTGTCACCAAAAGCTACCTGAAGTGGACAAGGACAACAGCCCATATATGACAATTAGCACCTTGATATAAAGAACCTATTTTACCATGGCCTATGGGTCtctaagaggaaagaaaagaatactaACTAGTGACCATTCAGCCTTAAGaaatgggaggagagagaagaggttgAAAATGGTCACATAAAAcataattaagtgaaaaaagtgcTTTAAGGGGAGAGTGGGAATAGAGATGTTCTTGCACTAGTATATGTCATTTGTTTCTACAAAATTATTATGGGAAGTCACGGAGTGTTCCTTCATCAGAAAAAAGCTTCAAGGTCGGTGTTCTAGCTGTGGCCAACTGGTCAAAtagttaaataaaagaaagaatatcttaaaataaaatttcaaaagctttaaaagaaaaacatttaattttaaaagaaaaatcctttcaaattttgacaaattttaagttaaatatttttaaagaaatatttttaaaattttaagtttttaaatctaaaactctaaaattattaaaataagacttaaaagcaaattttagaaattcttagtttaaaaaaggtaaaatgaataaaacaaggaaaaaaattttaaatgaaagtttaccaaaaaataaaagtgaaaaaaaaaccagtttgaaaatttaaaaattagaagagaaggaaactcttaaaatttaaatgaaataaaattttaatataaacaaatataaatataaaaatctttaaaaattagtgCATAAATGTGTTGAAAAATCAAAGATTAGCAAAATGTATGCATAGTTTaagaaataagttttaaaaaaatacagaatgggatgaaaattcaaatttaatcttagagaaaagttttaaaagaggaaagttTAGAACAATTAAGGACAA
Protein-coding regions in this window:
- the USP51 gene encoding ubiquitin carboxyl-terminal hydrolase 51 is translated as MAQIREASLPSGSLVHGSSGGGGGASPEEVAEKAGEMEEEAVGATKAYSGLGAEEMKLEPLQEPKPAHEENLTWSSGGGGGGSGDEKVLPSTPPRCHSSSSPLCPLRKPRPRPQPRVRFRGPPGPSAPSPPPAHPPPLPPPRARPWPRSRRRSRPGSRPQTRRSCSGDLGSSGDGGGLGDWLLEVEFDQGPTGCSHVESFKVAKNWQKNLRLIYQRFVWSGTPETRKRKAKSCICHVCSTHMNRLHSCLSCVFFGCFTEKHIHKHAETKQHNLAVDLYHGVIYCFMCKDYVYDKDIEQIAKETKEKILKLLTSTSSDVSQQQCIASGVEEKQSTCESKEQEPKLVKPKKKRRKKSVYTVGLRGLINLGNTCFMNCIVQALTHIPLLKDFFLSDKHKCIMTSPSLCLVCEMSSLFHAMYSGSRTPHIPYKLLHLIWIHAEHLAGYRQQDAHEFLIAILDVLHRHSKDDSVGQEANNPNCCNCIIDQIFTGGLQSDVTCQVCHTVSTTIDPCWDISLDLPGSCATFSSQSPERVDSTVSRDDHIPGIPSLTDCLQWFTRPEHLGSSAKIKCSSCQSYQESTKQLTMKKLPIVACFHLKRFEHVGKQRRKINTFISFPLELDMTPFLASTKESRMKEGQPSTDHASIENKYSLFAVINHHGTLESGHYTSFIRQQKDQWFSCDDAVITKATIEDLLYSEGYLLFYHKQGLEKD